ATGGATTACGGCAAGTTCCTCTATGAGAAGAGTAAATCAGTCAAAGAACAGAAAAAGAAACAAAAGGTTATTCAGGTTAAGGAAATTAAATTCCGTCCTGGTACAGATGAAGGCGACTATCAGGTCAAACTACGCAACCTGATTCGTTTTCTGGAAGATGGCGATAAAGCTAAAATCACCCTGCGTTTCCGTGGGCGTGAAATGGCACACCAACAGATTGGTATTGAGATGCTTACTCGTATCCGTGACGATCTGAGTGAACTGGCTGTGGTCGAATCCTTCCCTTCGAAGGTTGAAGGCCGCCAGATGATCATGGTGCTCGCTCCTAAGAAGAAATAGTCAGG
The sequence above is drawn from the Xenorhabdus ishibashii genome and encodes:
- the infC gene encoding translation initiation factor IF-3, which produces MKGGKRIQPARPNRINEEIRASEVRLTGLDGEQIGIVSLREALEKAEEAGVDLVEISPNAEPPVCRIMDYGKFLYEKSKSVKEQKKKQKVIQVKEIKFRPGTDEGDYQVKLRNLIRFLEDGDKAKITLRFRGREMAHQQIGIEMLTRIRDDLSELAVVESFPSKVEGRQMIMVLAPKKK